Genomic segment of Coffea arabica cultivar ET-39 chromosome 1e, Coffea Arabica ET-39 HiFi, whole genome shotgun sequence:
AAGGGTGTACTATGGTGGTTTGAAGtttttgatggattgattttggatgGGAAGCTCTACGTTGATAcctttcttgaatttgaggtaagttggataaacaagttcccttttgttctaatattggttaattggTGGTTTGTGGTGATTAAAtgtgttgtattgtggagtattatATGGGTTcaaggaatttatggtgaatttgtgatttatttggggattttctgattttatattacaattatggattggtcttgaattgatagctcattatggtgttaaatgaagCTCTTGTGTGTTTATTACGatcgtttgcggaaaatttctgggttatgcggaaattccggtttctagggtttaatttgggggaTTTTCTATGGTTGGCTtgtaagcttctaattggcttgattgaggggtattgtggccctaattggatatgttttatcgtttacgaaccgtatgtgcGAGTGTGGTTAATTACTATAtgattgggtatttgattgtaggttggacaaataaagaaagtaaggggaaatgctgtccgaactttacgagtgtatgattgctttgagtttgagttgaagggcttggaatTGCTCGAGGAATGGTATCTAATGGAAGACGATTATGAGCCGTGGCggtgagtaatcccaaaactgccccaaagttacttatgaacgttttcttgcattatttactcaattgcatatcatgcgtgcttgtgtGTGacttcatgacatgatttggcttcaatgagttcttggggagtcttgtgctgaacaccaacgtctccaccactgttcatgttcatctggagcaccaaagggctccctcttactgttaaaCGTTAAGTGACCAacttgagcgttgggtgtttgggtacaatgatttcactggctcacgagagcaataaacgtatatttgactactgaatcatgacatcattgaaatgaacgattgtaaagcttatttgatttctggattttactggttactcgctgagcttctagctcaccccataattattttatttccctccacaggactcgaagTGAAGAAAGCAAAGATATTTATTTTTCACCGTGACATCATTTAAGCCGCGATAATCTATACAGAGTTTCAAACTGccatccttctttttaacaaatagaacaggagctccccaagatGAATCACTTTCTCAAATGAACCCTCGCTCTAACAAATCCTGTAACTGCAGTTTTAGTTCCTTAAATTCAGCaggggccattcggtatggtgttttcGTAATAGGAGCGGTTCCAGGCACCAAATCGATCTTAAATTCTGTTTCCCTCTCTGGCGGCATCGACTTCAACTCGTCAGGGAAAACGTCGAGAAATTCATTTACTACTAACATATCCTCCAGTTTCACCTTAGTTCTAGGCGTATTAATTAAGAAAGTTAAATAGCCCTACGCCCCTGTACTCAATAATTTTCTGGCTCAAATTCcagaaataagtgcagacgagacTAATCTACCTCGCACATCTAATCTTAGAGTCGCCTCTCTTGGTATAGAGAATTCCACCACCTTAGTCTTGCAATTCAACTGAGTATTATAGTGAGCCAACCAATCCATGTCTAATATCACGCCATACCCCTTGAGATCTAAACTTATCAAGTCTACCACCAACTTCCGTTCTCCTacccaaatctcacaatttttataaaCCATATCGGTAATTAGCCTTTGATCCCTAGTAGGTGTTCTAACTTCCAAGACATAAGGTAATTTAACAGGATTCACATCAATACCACACATAAAGGCAGGATTCACAAAAGAATGGGTTGCCCCAGGGTCAATAAGAAGCTTAGCTAAACGGTGGAatacaggaatcgtaccttccactatATCAGATAACTCAGGGGCTCGCTGATGGTCCAAAGAAAAAACCCTAGCAGAGACTTTTGACCTATTCCCACTAGTAGTTGGTTGCTTAGGGTTCAACTTCTTTGGATGCGTACCCTCATTTTCTTCACGATTTTGAATAGGGCATTTCAGCAACGGAGACATTTCCTTATTTTACGCCAACAAGCATtctcggtgtggtttgtcttaccacaatatccacagcTTGTTCAAGAAGTGGGTGTAGGAGCTCCTTGGGAGACAAGCTTCTATTGTCGCCTTTCATTTTGAGCCCCTCTGGATGGAGCTCCTCTCGGTGTTCCTGAGATTCGAACTCCACCTGTACCCCTCCCAAACTTAAGGGGTGGTACATGTTGATTGACTCGCTCGAGAGCACTACTAGATGCGCCACGTCTCTTGACTTGAAAGGTCTGAACTTGGAATCGGGCCTGTTCCACTCattgagctttctcaagagcATCCTTAAACGTGTCGATTTGAGCTACAGCTAAGTCCTTttgaatctccacattcaaaccctggACAAACCGCCTTATGCGTTTTTGCTCAATAACCACCAGTTCCGGAGCAAATTTGGTGAGTTGGGTGAATTTGGTCTCATATGCCGCTCGTAGTGCCTTAGCGCAGTTTGATAAActcatcctctcttttctcctggattaagggcggaaggAATTTCTCATTGAATTCCCTAGTAAAGTTTAACCAAGTACGTGGGGTTTGCTCCCTGTCCCACTTTTCCCTcactacgttccaccaggaacagGCCGTGCCTTCCAACTGAAAAACTATGAAGGTCACTTGCCCCTCTTCAGTGTAATGTAATGCAGCGAATATATCCTCCATTCGCTCAAACCAGTTCTAGGCAATTTCGGGATCGGGTACCCCAAGAAAttttggagcaaacttttggaaccgttccaGGGCCTTATCCTCACTTACTTCAGGGTCCCTTTGTTGGTTACCCGACACTTGACCTTGTTGGTTAACCAATCGAGCTAGTAGGTCAGTCATACGATTGATAGCCGTAGCTATCTGGTCCCCTTCTCCACCTCTAGGTCCCTAGTTCTGATTGGCTACAGACTCTTGTTCCTCCTCTTGGTCCTGGGTTTGCCTGGATCCATGCCCACGGCCCCGACCACGTTGTCGTCTACCTTCCATTATCACTCACTAGGTTAGGGTTCAAATATTATAACTAATAGGTAAGCAAGTTTTGGGTATATAATAGATACTTATTCACAATCAAAAGTCAAAGAAAAATGAAGTCGAAATCACGATAAGCAAGGGAAAACACAAAGCAGTTAAATGTCAATTCGAAATAAAgtcaagtcaaagtcaaggtcaaagtcaaagtcaaagtcaaaagtcaaaagtcaaaagtcaaagtaTTGTACATTCAAAGGCTCATAGCAGTCGTTTACAAGCTAACAAGGCCAAAAGTATCAAGTACGAGCCTCAAAAGTACAGGCACAATTCATCAAGTCATATCATGCAAAAGCCAGTGTACACAGTCAAAAGAAAACTGCACAACCACCAAGTCACCATATCTCCCATCCTTTCTATGTACACTGgccaaaatcatccacaatcctAACCTAGAAGTGAAGACCTAATCTGCTGCGGGACTAGCTGACCCCCCGTCCTCGACAGGTTCAGCTCCTGCCTTGCCTCTAATGTGGGAAGCCTCATCGCTCACATCTCCAAATAGGTCATCACAAATGTTCAGGATCGACTCGGCTCTTGTCCTTACTTTCATAGCTAGCTCTCGTAACCATGTGCTCCTGAGCTTCCCCCAGCTGCGCGCAAAGATCATCAACCCTTTCCTGGCGCTCAACCACATCATACTCAAGTTCCTTGATTCGCTCAGCTTGCATTTTAATAGTTTCCTTTAACTGCTTTATCTCATCTTCAAGTCTGGCATTGTCCTTCGCTAGGGCCTCCCTCGCCTCTATCACGGCCAAAACTACGGTATTGGGATAGGCATAAGTATGGCAGCACTCGCAATGCTAAAAAAGATTGGCTGGAGTCCAGCATATGGTAGCCCCTCCGGGCCTAATCTGGTACTTAATCATCGGGAGTACTCCACGGGATGGCTCGCCAACTGGACTATCACTAGGGCCACTatgtccgtccatcctacacaaagtgtagataaaacttaagtactcttaacgggaaataatcaaatataatcctcaagtcaaaaatttcttacacgcccaggccaattcaaacctaggctctgataccacctgtgacagccccacctctccctagggcgaaccctagggtatcagcggactgcctgcccaactctcgccggggctcaGTTGATCAAAGAACtagaaactcaagaaaactGATGAAATATCTTCCAAACAAAGAGTGCAAACCCTAATTGAAATATAATCGCCACGCCAACTTTCCAAACTTAGGATATAGAGCTAAAAGTCAAACTTACCACTCCACATTTAAGTTACATAGCATACGCCGAACTTATGAATTCAAACTTACAAGGTCAAAAGTAAAGTTATCTAAGCAAAAGGTTACAATTCGAAGTACAAGTTCGAGTAAAAGATAAAGCTATGAAAGCTCTTGATCAAATCCATCCctgatctgttaaggaaaataaagggagtggggtgagctaatgctcagtgaggTTCAAAATAAGCAATTAAGCATATAGCCAAATAAGAGCAtaatataaacaagtaaacactgTATAGTACTCTAAcaatttaatcacagttcaattcaaggatatgggtgACTTCTAAAAGCCaaatccacttgagcttgatcatacaAGAATCCgctgactctccgtcaacgtttgcaTTTCAAGAATACAATATccatagaacaccacttactccaatttccgtccactagtcaacccctttaccgggcccgaaatcctcAAACAGTAagtaggtaatactcgagtataccggtttCCAGTTTTCAGTAAACAGTTCTCAAGGTTTATCAgccttctcgaccaagtccTTGCTGGCTTGATACAatcgactcacctatgaggttgggtacccaaacagtggcagtagttgatgggatatcacccaaacaacacACATACAGTCACATATAGAGAAATCATATCTCATAACATCAATATATAGAGGTTCAGTGGAATCAAaagaggtcgagtgcgataaagtacacgctcaccCCAATTTTATGAAAACAGTGTTTAATTCAACCAGTCAccaatcaagtattcagatatttcacatagacAGTTAACAGGTAATGGAaaactcacctgtcaagcaatgtAGTGTTCAAACGTCAAGTCCCTTGGTTACGTTCACCAccgtttcccaatcctagggcaacgaaTGAAATCGTTAACAAACTAGGTTCAATTCCAACCCAAATATGAGCTCATTAGGTGACCAAGTGAGTTGTTAAATCTACTCAATTCACCATGCAAGTTAGgcccaaaatgcagtaaaagttcatgagaaaacaattttgacaagtgcaagaaagttgggtaaaagaaaagtttcattcaagCTCAAAGTGTTCTTCGCGGGTAAAACAGTCGCGTCCACGTAGTCTCGGAAAAATGACCATATCTCACTGTAGGAAGGTCAGAATCAGGTGTcgtcagtggcgttggaaactagactcaaagggatttccaacggtaccaaatgaACACTCTAGTTCATCTCCTATCAGTACCAGTAGCTCAGACAATTTGGCTGATTTTCCAGTCCTGATCAGCCCTAAAACCCTAGTAAAGTTGCACTAGTTCTTGGTACTAACTTcacttgttttggctcaaattcatccaatttaATCTCCTATGGTTCATATACAGGGGAGCAAGTTATCTAGTATCATTGGAG
This window contains:
- the LOC113692595 gene encoding uncharacterized protein, encoding MSPLLKCPIQNREENEGTHPKKLNPKQPTTSGNRSKVSARVFSLDHQRAPELSDIVEGTIPVFHRLAKLLIDPGATHSFVNPAFMCGIDVNPVKLPYVLEVRTPTRDQRLITDMVYKNCEIWVGERKLVVDLISLDLKGYGVILDMDWLAHYNTQLNCKTKVVEFSIPREATLRLDVRGRLVSSALISGI